The genomic DNA TAAATCAGTAATTAGGTTAGCCACAACAACCGATGAGGCAACTATTAGGTAGATACCCATTATCACTGGGTAATCCCTTGTCCTTATAGAGTCGAGGAGAAGCCTTCCAATGCCTGGCCAACCAAAGACATTCTCTATGAGCGCAGCACCAGCTACAGAGAAGCCCATATGTATCGCGAAGACCGTTATGGGCGGTAGGATCGAGTTTCTAAATATAACCCTTCTATAGATTTCATCCTCGCTAAACCCTATAGCTCTATATGTGTGAACATAATCCTCAGATGCCTGCTGAATCACAGTATCCCTCACAATTTTGAAGTAGAGTGGGAGTGTTATCATGGTTAGAGTTGCTATAGGTAAGATCGAGTGATAGGCTATATCGAGATATAGCCAGAAACCCTCTTTGGGATTTCTCACATCCATAAGACCTGAGACTGGAAGTAATTTAAGCTGCACACCAAATATCATCATCAGCACGATTCCAAGCCAGAACGAAGGCACCGACCAAAGAAACATGTTAGCAGTTGTAATAAGATTATCAGCCTTCCTACCCATCCTCCTAGCAGCATAGATCCCAAGTACTATACCTGCCGAAAAAGCCAGGAGATTCGAGACAACTGTGAGTGTGAGAGTAACAGGTAGCCTCTCGAGTATGAGGTCAACCACGGGCTCAGAATATCGATATGAGTATCCGAGATCCCCCCTTAACACGTTAGATAGATATATGAATAGCCTCTCATAGAGAGGTCTATCAAGCCCCCATCTATGTCTTAGATATTCAACAACATCGGGGGAGCTGATAGCTATATCGCCAGCTACGAACTGTACAGGATCCCCTGGTGCAGTTGATATTATGATGAAATTCAAAACAATAATAAAAAAGATCACGAGGATAGCTTGTAAGGTTCTCCAGATAATTAGCCTAGCTAGTCCCAGAAGCCCCACCCCTCCTCCTAAAGAGAAGGGCTGCGAGCACCGCAACAAGGATAACAGCTATAACAGCTATAATGACACCTATCGAGACACCTCCAAATTGTGCTGGTGGCGATGTAGTTGCCACTCCTCCTGGGCTTATCACACTTGTAGGCGAGGATATGGCCTGTGTCATTGTAGCTATTATAGTTGTTGTCGCCTGAGCAGGGCTTGTTGTCTGTGGCGATGTCACAGCGGGTCTCCCCTTATCCCACCAAACCCTTTCCAAAACATTTAGGCCCGCTACTCCTGGGAGTTGCCAGTAGAATCCATGCCACTCTGTTCTGTAGATAAAGAAGGCCACTAGATCTACTATCGGTAGATATGGCAGATCTTTAGCCATGATCTCCTGGGCTTTCCAATATAGCTGAGCCCTCTTCGCCGGGTCAGGCTCGGATGCCGCTTGATCTAGTAGCCTTCCAAACTCGGGATTCGAGTAGTTAGCCATATTGAGATATGCTCCAGGCCCGAACCTAGATCTCATGTTATCAGGGTCAGGGCCTTGGAAGCCATCTAGCATTGCTAGATCGTAGTCCCTCTGCTTAACAACTTTGTTCTCCCAAGCAGCTATCTCATACTCTTCGATCTTAACATCTATACCGACTCTCTTAAGCTGCTCCTTTATAACAGCAGCTATAGCCTCAGTCTGGGCCCCCTGGAATATTGTGAATCTGAGGACGAGCCTAGAGCCGTTTGGGGTGTATCTAAAACCATCGGGTCCTTTCTTAAAGCCAAGCTCGTCTAAAAGGGCCTCAGCTTTAGCGGGATCATAGCTTGGCAGTGACGCATTTGGGTTGAAAGCCCAGCTTATCACAGGTGTATACATCCCTCTAGCGGGATAGCCATATCCATTGAGGGCTTTCTCAACTATCTCCGAGGTATTTATAGCATATGCTATAGCAAGCCTTATCCTTATATCTGAGAGGAGCGGGTTAAGGAGGTTAAACGCTATATACCACCTACTTGGCACAGGCCTTATATTAACTATCAGTCCTGGGGTAGAGTTTATCCTCGGAATCTCAGAGGGTGGAGGTGGGTTGGTCAACCAATCCCCCTCTCCGGCTAGAAAGCTCTGAAGGGCTGAAGTAGCATCTGGTACTATTTTGAATACCACTCTGTCGATGCACGGCCTACCTTTGAAGTAATCTGGATTTGCCTCGAGCGTAACGTGGTCCCCTTTCACGTATTCCACGAATCTGAAGGGCCCCGTCCCAACTGGCTTGGTTAGAGCGGGGATTGATGGATCCATCCAGTCTTTATATTCAGTTTTATTGAAGATATGCTCTGGTAATATAAATGTGCCATACCATGCTAGGAAGCCTAGGAATGCTGGGAATGGCTCTGAATATCTAACAATCACGGTATAGTTGTCAGGCGTGTCTACAGAGACCAGCTTATCCATCTTGAGAAAACCATACATAACGCCCTTATACTTTTTAATCGCCTCTAGCGTGTACTTAACATCGGCAGATGTAAATGGATAGCCATCATGCCATCTAACATTTTTAACAAGGTGGAATATGAATGTACTTCCGTTTGGCGCTACCTCCCACGATGATGCTAGCTCAGGGATCACATTATAATTTACATCTAGATCTACTAGCTTATTATATATCTGGGAGGCTATAGCAAAGAGAGCATCGTCAACCTGTGAATCTGGATTAAAGCTCTTAGGATCGCCCCAGTGAATCACCACAAGAGTACCCCCTATCCTAGGGCATGAGATAGGAGCTAAAGCCCCCTGGGCCTGGGAGTATGTCTGAGGCATCATAGCCATGGCTATGACGAATAACATGGATATTGATATATATAGCACCCCCGATCCTTTTATTCTCTTCCCTGGCATCTCGTTTACCCGAAGAGCAGTAAGCACAAGGATAATATATTTTTTATCTCTAAACATCGATAATAAGGAGCGATTACCTCGTCTACCCCAATATAGATGGATCTGGATAGGCTATATCAAATACCTAAGAAGCGCTTTTACCTATATAGAGCATCGTATAGAGTCCCGCCGCTAGCTGAACCTTTACCAAATTCCTTATCTCTATAGGTCTATACTCTCTATTCTCTTCAAGCTGTGATAGTATCTCTTCAAATCTTCTCTCAACATCCTCTAGAATAGGTCTCAGCAGAGGCTTTATCCCATAGATTTTCCTTACCAGCCTGTAGAGCATGCCGAGACCTAATGCTGAGTAGAACTTAGAAACATACATATTATCAAAGACCTCGGCAACAGTTGCCCTCCTCTCTAGACTAGGATCTCTGAGGGCCCATATTCTCTGAGCCTCTATAGATTTAAGCCCTGTTTCAGCGAGGTACTCTATAGACTCAGCTAGTTTAGACTCTTCCGAGCAAGGATCCGTTGAGGCCAGCTCATCCCTCACCCTACTCCAGACCGAGCTTATATATCGATAAATCTCCTCTCTAATTTTAAGACCGCTAAGAATAGCTTCCCTCCTAGAGATCTCTTCCTCCCCTATATCATCTACTCTGGGATCATAGAAATATGGAACCTCCGTTACTAGCTCAAATACACAGGGATTCTTCTCAACAGCATAGTCATAGCTACTGCCCCCGTGCTTTATAATAGAAAGTGGATCTAGGCCCTGTGATTCGAGAAAGTCATAGTAATCCCTTAACCCAATCATCTTATAGATCGCCTTAGAAAGTCTCACAGCCCATGGAACCTCAGGCTCCCCCAGGCTTAGAGGTATTCCAAGGCTCCAGGGATATAGCTGGTAGATCGGATAGAGAAGCGGGGCCTCCCTAGATATGTAGTAATAGACACCGCCAAAGCCTGAGTTGTGGAGGCTATAGATAAAATCTGGTGCATAGCTATCTATAAGAGACATGAGAGCCCTTGTCTCAGGAGTTGGTTTTTCAAAGACATATTTTTTATACCTTATTGGGAAACTCCACTCAACCTGAACATTACCAGCAGGCCTATAGTAGTTCTTCGCATAGTTATTTATAGTAAAGGGCCCTTTTAACCAGCCCTCATTAAGCTTGAGACCATCTATATCGATGGCCTTGACTATTATAAAGGTAAAGCCAAGGATCTTTCTAAGCTCCTCATCCTCAGCCAACCTCTGGGAGAGGTAGTCAAGCATGAGAGTTCCAACAGGTTCGTTAGGGTGTGGAGCTCCGAAAAGCAGGGCTCTCTTAGAGCCCCCACTAATTACTATAGCCCTTATACTCCTTCCACACCTGGTAAACCCCACATCAACGATCCTCACAATATCTCTGTGCTCTCTAACCAGCTCCTCAGTCGATGCCTCTAACTCATCATAGCTCTTAAATCCCCCATACTCGGGAACACTTTTCAAAGCCCTCTCTATAGGATCTACATAGCTCTCCAACCTTGCCTCTAAATCCATCTTCAATCCTCTTCTAAAAATATCTCTCTAGCATAAAAATCGAAAAGATCAAGAATATATTGCTCAGCCAGCTCTTCTGAGGCTATTACATCTCAGTGCCTCGCTCCTCCAGTGGGTAGGATGTCGGTAGAAGAACCCTTTATTATAGAGGTTCTCCTCTGATTTTTTAGCTCTCCAATTTTATTTCCATTATCATATTTGCTAGAGCATAGCAATATATAGAGGTGAATGACAACAGCTTTGGTTTTTATGTGAAATATAACTACTATGGGGAGGAATTGTGGAGCGTAATATCGCTAATGTGCCAGTGGCTATAATTACTGGTGGAAGTAGGGGGATTGGAAGAGCCTCTGCTATAAAATTTGCAAAAGCCGGATACTATGTCTATGTTTTAGACATCATTTCAAGCGATGTTTGTCAAGAGATTAAGAAGAGTGGGGGTCTCTGTGAGTATATAAAATGTGATGTATCCTTAGAGAAGGATGTTGCAGAAGCTATAAACTATATATATAGTAAGCATGGAAGAATAGATGTTCTAGTTAATAACGCAGGACTTTTGATAATAAAGCCTGTAGAAGAGACTACATGGGAGGATTTTAGAAAATTAGTAGACATAAACCTCGGAGGTGTTTTCCTATTAGTGAAGCATGTTGCACCTATTATGAAGAAGCAAAGGCATGGAGTTATAATTAATGTTGCATCTACAGCGGCGCATAGAGGTATTCCGTATCATTCTATCTACAGTGCTACAAAAGGGGGTATTATATCTATGACAAGGGCCTTAGCCGTGGAACTCGGGTTATATGGTATAAGGGTTATCTCTATCAGCCCAAGCTCTGTAGATACGTATATGCTACGGCAGGAGGCGGCTGTTGCGGGTGTTAGCTACGAGGAATTTAAGAAAGAGAGAGCTGCATGGACCGCTTTAGGCAGAATCGCTTATCCAGAGGAAATAGCAGAGGTGATATTCTTTCTAGCTTCCTCAAGTGCCTCATATATAACAGGTGTCGATATACTAGTAGATGGGGGAAGAACTGCTAAATAAATTTAACCGGATAATAGCATATCATAACCTTAAACATTGTTTAATTTTATTGTTATTAATTTATAACTTAATTAAAAAGATATATTGTGGTAGATTCAGAGTGGGTTTAGAGGAGTATATGAGGTTTACGCGAAGAGCTATACTAAGTGGAGGTATAGGGAATGTAATGGAGTGGTATGATTTCGCTGTATATGGGTACCTAGCTACTACAATCTCAAAGCTATTTTTCCCATCTGAGGATCCTCTGGCTTCTCTGACAAACACTTTCCTAGTCTTCGCGGTAGGCTTTGCAGCTCGCCCCGTAGGTGCTATTGTGATAGGGCATTATGGGGATAGAGCTGGCAGGAGGAACGCCTTGATATTGACAGTCTTGCTCATGGCCCTCGGAACTATACTCCTGGGTTTAATGCCTCCCTACTCGGCTATCGGTTTATGGGCCCCCATAGGCGTGGCAATAGCTAGGCTAATCCAGGGCTTCTCAGCAGGCGGGGAGTGGGGAGGTTCAACGTCCTTCATGGTTGAATATGCTGGGGAAAGACGCAGGGGTTATATAGGGAGTTGGCAGCAAGTCACTGTGGCATCAGGGCTGCTCCTAGGATCCATAGCCGGAACTATTGTAAGTCTCCTTCCACAGGATCTAGTGTTATCCTGGGGTTGGAGGCTCCCCTTCATCATAGGCGGAGTGGCTGTCGGCTTAATAGGGTTCTATCTAAGGCTAGGTGTTCCAGAGACACCCAAGTTTGTAGAAGTCGAGAAGACGGGTCAGAAGAGCCTTTCACCTTTAGCTGACGCGATGAGTAATAATTATAAAGAGATACTGCTAGCTCTTGGCTTTACAATTATGTGGACGGTCACCTATTATACATTCCTAACATATATGCCGAGCTATGCTTCAGCTGTGCTTAAAATCAGCTCCTTCCAAGCTTTCTTATCCACTACTATAAGTTTGACAGCCTTTATAATATTGATCCCGTTATTTGGATATCTCTCAGATATATATGGAAGAAAGCCATTTCTAATAGCATCTTCAATAGGATTTCTAGTCTTAACATATCCTCTTTTATATATAAGCGGTTTCGGCTTTCAATATCTTCTGCTCGCACAGCTACTCATAGCCCTGATGCTTGCTATGTTCTCAGGTCCTGGACCGGCTGCTATTGCTGAGATCTTCCCTACAAGAGTGAGGTATAGTGGTCTATCAATAGGCTATAATATAGCTGTAGCTGGGTTTGGAGGTACAGCACCATATATAGCATCTCTCCTAATAGGCATCACTAATAACAGGTTAACTCCAAGCTTTTATGTAGTAGGAGCAGCATTAGCTACCTTGATAACCCTTCTCTATATAAGAGAGACGTATAGAGAACCTCTTAGGTGAGAATATGGATGCTCGGTATATAGCTGAGACTATAGCACGAGAAAAAGAACATTGGATCGAATTTCTACGCAGTATAGTTAATATTGACAGCAGCACAGATTACAAAGAAGGAGTAGATAGTGTAGGATCCATCATAGCTGAGGAGTTAAGGAGCCTTAAATTCGATATAAATATGATCAAAAATGATATATACGGAAATCATATACTCGCATGTAGGAACAGAGGTTCAAAACCAAGCATACTATTTGTAGGACATATGGATACAGTATACCCTAGGGGAACTGTTAAACATAGACCATTCACTATTAAAGATAACATAGCTTATGGGCCCGGTGTTCTCGATATGAAGGGAGGTATAATGGTTATGCTTTCAGCGCTAGATGCATTAAAAAACATAGATTCAAGATTTTATAAAAATGCATCAATATGTATTTTCCTAAATAGCGATGAGGAAATACTATCACCATCTTCAGCAGATAAGATCGATGAAGAGGCTAAACAAGCGGATCTGGCGGTTGTGTTCGAACCAGCCAGGCCTGGGGGAGGGTATGTGAGGAGAAGATGGTCTGTTGCTAGGGTGAAGATTACTGTACAAGGCATGTCAGCACATGCCGGATGGATATCACCTAGAAGGGAAACAAGCGCTGTGCATGAGTTAGTTAACAAGCTATCCACAATATTAAGTAACATAAAAAGCAAAGATCGTGTTCTCGTTAATATAGGTATTATAAGAGGAGGAGAGAGATTTAATGTCGTAGCACCATATGCAGAGGCTGAGTTAAGTATAAGGGCGCCTACTAAGGAAGAGGTGGAGGGGATCATAAGAGAGATAAGCCCCGTCGTGGGGAAAGCATCTACCGAGGAGGTTAACAGCTCTTTAAAAGTTATAACTCTGTGGCCACCTCTTCTAGATACAGAGAGAAATAGAAATGCTTTTAGGTACTTCCAGAAAGCTGCAAATGAGCTGGGGAAAGAGATCTTTGTGGTTGACAGCGGCGGCGGATCTGATGGAAACCATATATCACAATATACCGCTGTGGTTGATGGTGCTGGTGCATATGGTGAGAATCCACATAGTCCGCTTGAGTATATAGATATAGATAGGACATTTGAAAGAGCAGCTATAGCAGCTAGGGCCCTCGAACTATTCTATAAGGAATATATATCTCACGAATCAACACATGGTGGTGATTAAGATGTACTGGGTGAACCTATCCTTCGACTTTGATGCATACTCCCTCTGGATAGCTAGGGGGCTCACAAACTATACAAATCTATCTAGAGGGGAGTTCGCCTCAATAGGCGTTAAAAGGGTTCTAAAACTGCTTAGAGAATATAATATAAAGGCAACCTTCTTCATACCAGGCCACACAGCAGAGCACTTCCCCGAGGATGTAGGTATGATCAGGGATGAGGGACATGAGATAGGGCATCATGGCTATATCCATGAACCACCAGAAACGATAAACAATCCAGAGGGGGAGAGAAGGGTTATCGAGCTGGGGATAGATGCTCTTAAAAGGGTGGCTAACGTGATTCCAAGAGGATATAGATCTCCTTCATGGGCTCTTACAAGATATACACTCTCAATCCTTGAGGATCTTGGTTTTATCTATGACTCAAGCCTAATGGGAAATGATTACATGCCCTATAGACCTCACCTATACGTCTATGTGGAAGAAGGAGGGAAGATCGTGAAGGGCCCACTCTCGAGGCTCATAGAGATCCCCATCCACTGGAGCCTAGATGACTATCCACATTTCGAATACGTTAGATCCCCTAACTACATCTTACAAGGCCTTAGATCTGTAAGCGATGTTCTCGAAAACTGGACATTAGATTTTGAATATATGGTTAGAAATATAGATGAAGGGGTCATAACCTATACATTCCACCCAGAGGTCATAGGAAGGGGGCATAGAATGATATTTCTAGAGAGGCTGATAAAATACATAGTGGATCATCCAAGGCATAGGGAAATAGAGTTCAAAACGCTTGAAGAGATAGCAAAGGCCTATAGGAGGAGATTTAACATAGACTAATCTCTTCCTACCATGAAAGAAAAGTCCGCCTTAAGCAGAAGATTTGAAAAATATCATTTTATCAAGCTCTTCATCTAGTCTTAGGCATGCTACTCTATCTTAGTTAGAGTGGGATCCAGAGTGCCATATTCAATGAAGCACCAACCCAATATGAAGGGTTATCCATGGAATGTGCTTTTACGTGGGAGGCTATATACTGCGAAATCTATAGTTTAGGCTCGTATCTCCCATCGATAGCTGTCCAACCACCATCAACGTAAATCA from Sulfolobales archaeon includes the following:
- a CDS encoding ABC transporter substrate-binding protein, with translation MPGKRIKGSGVLYISISMLFVIAMAMMPQTYSQAQGALAPISCPRIGGTLVVIHWGDPKSFNPDSQVDDALFAIASQIYNKLVDLDVNYNVIPELASSWEVAPNGSTFIFHLVKNVRWHDGYPFTSADVKYTLEAIKKYKGVMYGFLKMDKLVSVDTPDNYTVIVRYSEPFPAFLGFLAWYGTFILPEHIFNKTEYKDWMDPSIPALTKPVGTGPFRFVEYVKGDHVTLEANPDYFKGRPCIDRVVFKIVPDATSALQSFLAGEGDWLTNPPPPSEIPRINSTPGLIVNIRPVPSRWYIAFNLLNPLLSDIRIRLAIAYAINTSEIVEKALNGYGYPARGMYTPVISWAFNPNASLPSYDPAKAEALLDELGFKKGPDGFRYTPNGSRLVLRFTIFQGAQTEAIAAVIKEQLKRVGIDVKIEEYEIAAWENKVVKQRDYDLAMLDGFQGPDPDNMRSRFGPGAYLNMANYSNPEFGRLLDQAASEPDPAKRAQLYWKAQEIMAKDLPYLPIVDLVAFFIYRTEWHGFYWQLPGVAGLNVLERVWWDKGRPAVTSPQTTSPAQATTTIIATMTQAISSPTSVISPGGVATTSPPAQFGGVSIGVIIAVIAVILVAVLAALLFRRRGGASGTS
- a CDS encoding SDR family oxidoreductase → MERNIANVPVAIITGGSRGIGRASAIKFAKAGYYVYVLDIISSDVCQEIKKSGGLCEYIKCDVSLEKDVAEAINYIYSKHGRIDVLVNNAGLLIIKPVEETTWEDFRKLVDINLGGVFLLVKHVAPIMKKQRHGVIINVASTAAHRGIPYHSIYSATKGGIISMTRALAVELGLYGIRVISISPSSVDTYMLRQEAAVAGVSYEEFKKERAAWTALGRIAYPEEIAEVIFFLASSSASYITGVDILVDGGRTAK
- a CDS encoding polysaccharide deacetylase, which codes for MYWVNLSFDFDAYSLWIARGLTNYTNLSRGEFASIGVKRVLKLLREYNIKATFFIPGHTAEHFPEDVGMIRDEGHEIGHHGYIHEPPETINNPEGERRVIELGIDALKRVANVIPRGYRSPSWALTRYTLSILEDLGFIYDSSLMGNDYMPYRPHLYVYVEEGGKIVKGPLSRLIEIPIHWSLDDYPHFEYVRSPNYILQGLRSVSDVLENWTLDFEYMVRNIDEGVITYTFHPEVIGRGHRMIFLERLIKYIVDHPRHREIEFKTLEEIAKAYRRRFNID
- a CDS encoding ABC transporter permease — encoded protein: MGLLGLARLIIWRTLQAILVIFFIIVLNFIIISTAPGDPVQFVAGDIAISSPDVVEYLRHRWGLDRPLYERLFIYLSNVLRGDLGYSYRYSEPVVDLILERLPVTLTLTVVSNLLAFSAGIVLGIYAARRMGRKADNLITTANMFLWSVPSFWLGIVLMMIFGVQLKLLPVSGLMDVRNPKEGFWLYLDIAYHSILPIATLTMITLPLYFKIVRDTVIQQASEDYVHTYRAIGFSEDEIYRRVIFRNSILPPITVFAIHMGFSVAGAALIENVFGWPGIGRLLLDSIRTRDYPVIMGIYLIVASSVVVANLITDLIYMRLDPRARIQKG
- a CDS encoding M20/M25/M40 family metallo-hydrolase, giving the protein MDARYIAETIAREKEHWIEFLRSIVNIDSSTDYKEGVDSVGSIIAEELRSLKFDINMIKNDIYGNHILACRNRGSKPSILFVGHMDTVYPRGTVKHRPFTIKDNIAYGPGVLDMKGGIMVMLSALDALKNIDSRFYKNASICIFLNSDEEILSPSSADKIDEEAKQADLAVVFEPARPGGGYVRRRWSVARVKITVQGMSAHAGWISPRRETSAVHELVNKLSTILSNIKSKDRVLVNIGIIRGGERFNVVAPYAEAELSIRAPTKEEVEGIIREISPVVGKASTEEVNSSLKVITLWPPLLDTERNRNAFRYFQKAANELGKEIFVVDSGGGSDGNHISQYTAVVDGAGAYGENPHSPLEYIDIDRTFERAAIAARALELFYKEYISHESTHGGD
- a CDS encoding MFS transporter; protein product: MRFTRRAILSGGIGNVMEWYDFAVYGYLATTISKLFFPSEDPLASLTNTFLVFAVGFAARPVGAIVIGHYGDRAGRRNALILTVLLMALGTILLGLMPPYSAIGLWAPIGVAIARLIQGFSAGGEWGGSTSFMVEYAGERRRGYIGSWQQVTVASGLLLGSIAGTIVSLLPQDLVLSWGWRLPFIIGGVAVGLIGFYLRLGVPETPKFVEVEKTGQKSLSPLADAMSNNYKEILLALGFTIMWTVTYYTFLTYMPSYASAVLKISSFQAFLSTTISLTAFIILIPLFGYLSDIYGRKPFLIASSIGFLVLTYPLLYISGFGFQYLLLAQLLIALMLAMFSGPGPAAIAEIFPTRVRYSGLSIGYNIAVAGFGGTAPYIASLLIGITNNRLTPSFYVVGAALATLITLLYIRETYREPLR
- a CDS encoding M14 family zinc carboxypeptidase, whose amino-acid sequence is MESYVDPIERALKSVPEYGGFKSYDELEASTEELVREHRDIVRIVDVGFTRCGRSIRAIVISGGSKRALLFGAPHPNEPVGTLMLDYLSQRLAEDEELRKILGFTFIIVKAIDIDGLKLNEGWLKGPFTINNYAKNYYRPAGNVQVEWSFPIRYKKYVFEKPTPETRALMSLIDSYAPDFIYSLHNSGFGGVYYYISREAPLLYPIYQLYPWSLGIPLSLGEPEVPWAVRLSKAIYKMIGLRDYYDFLESQGLDPLSIIKHGGSSYDYAVEKNPCVFELVTEVPYFYDPRVDDIGEEEISRREAILSGLKIREEIYRYISSVWSRVRDELASTDPCSEESKLAESIEYLAETGLKSIEAQRIWALRDPSLERRATVAEVFDNMYVSKFYSALGLGMLYRLVRKIYGIKPLLRPILEDVERRFEEILSQLEENREYRPIEIRNLVKVQLAAGLYTMLYIGKSAS